In Pseudobacter ginsenosidimutans, the following are encoded in one genomic region:
- a CDS encoding cellulase family glycosylhydrolase, translating to MRIAFLFILMLFLDGCSKKSSAPSLELGSLIENFPAAGGSKDITVTTSGSFAASDTSAWCLTTAGNGKFTVLVQPNITTAERKTAITITAGSNRKEFMVVQAGAEPVDPNGGVVPDSIPPDASGMRDITPQTLAQEMVPGWNIGNSLDATGGETAWGNPLISQRLIDSVKKAGFKSIRLPVAWSKFSDADAFTIDTNWMRRVEEVVNYALRRDMYVLMNIHWDGGWMQPTNAKKDYVNNRLKIMWKQIAKRFRNYNDHLIFAGTNEVMADGDYGTPTPEYYNAQNSFNQTFINAVRATGGRNAHRNLVVQGFNTNIGHTINFFQLPTDPRANRIMVEVHYYDPFNFTLNENSNITQWGKDATDPAKTETWANETWADDQFRQMKTKFIDKGIPVILGEYGAIARTSLGSPEANADHAKYRLYYLQYVTQSIKSHGLVPMYWDNGFPGDKSMALFNRNTGEKYYADIISVITSNN from the coding sequence ATGCGCATAGCCTTTCTATTTATACTCATGCTGTTCCTGGATGGATGCAGCAAAAAATCATCGGCGCCATCGCTCGAGCTGGGATCGCTTATTGAAAACTTTCCTGCAGCCGGTGGCAGTAAAGATATTACCGTTACCACCAGCGGCAGTTTTGCTGCATCTGATACTTCTGCATGGTGCCTCACCACTGCCGGCAACGGTAAGTTCACCGTGCTGGTACAACCGAATATCACCACCGCGGAAAGGAAAACAGCCATTACTATAACGGCAGGCAGTAATCGAAAAGAGTTCATGGTGGTACAGGCAGGCGCCGAACCTGTAGATCCCAATGGAGGCGTAGTGCCCGACAGTATTCCACCGGACGCGAGTGGCATGCGCGATATCACCCCGCAAACACTGGCCCAGGAAATGGTACCAGGTTGGAATATCGGCAACTCGCTGGACGCAACCGGTGGTGAAACTGCCTGGGGTAATCCGCTTATTTCCCAAAGACTGATCGACTCTGTGAAAAAAGCAGGTTTCAAATCCATCCGTCTGCCCGTTGCCTGGAGCAAATTCAGTGATGCCGATGCATTCACCATCGACACCAACTGGATGCGTCGCGTGGAAGAAGTGGTGAATTATGCATTGAGGCGTGATATGTATGTGCTGATGAATATCCATTGGGATGGCGGCTGGATGCAACCCACCAATGCAAAAAAAGATTACGTGAACAACCGGCTCAAAATAATGTGGAAACAGATTGCGAAAAGATTCCGCAATTACAATGATCATCTCATTTTTGCAGGCACCAATGAAGTGATGGCGGATGGCGATTATGGTACACCTACTCCGGAATATTACAATGCACAGAACAGTTTCAATCAAACCTTCATCAACGCCGTTCGCGCTACCGGTGGCCGCAATGCGCACAGGAACCTGGTAGTGCAGGGTTTCAATACCAATATCGGTCATACCATCAATTTCTTTCAACTGCCAACCGATCCGCGCGCCAATAGGATAATGGTGGAAGTGCATTACTACGATCCCTTCAATTTCACGCTGAATGAGAACAGCAATATCACACAATGGGGAAAGGATGCCACCGATCCCGCCAAAACCGAGACCTGGGCAAATGAAACCTGGGCCGATGATCAGTTCCGGCAAATGAAAACAAAATTCATCGACAAAGGAATTCCTGTGATCCTCGGCGAATACGGCGCCATCGCACGAACCAGCCTCGGCAGTCCGGAAGCTAATGCAGATCATGCAAAATACCGCCTGTACTATCTGCAATATGTAACACAGTCCATCAAATCACATGGACTGGTGCCGATGTACTGGGACAATGGCTTTCCCGGCGACAAGAGCATGGCGCTCTTCAACAGGAACACAGGTGAAAAATATTACGCAGATATTATTAGTGTGATCACTTCAAATAATTAA